A region of Pirellulales bacterium DNA encodes the following proteins:
- a CDS encoding ATP-dependent helicase C-terminal domain-containing protein: MSATPTTLFPLPIDDILPDVLADLRRVPNLALAAPPGAGKSTRVPPAILHHVLNATDKLLLLQPRRLAARGLADRIATEQQWRLGEEVGYHVRFERRAQRSTRLIVQTDGMFLRYLADNPWLEGVGAVLLDEFHERSLNIDLALALCRRVQAEYRPDLRIVVMSATLDVAPVAAFLPNCAIRQSAGRTFPVEIHHQRLVDSRQWQTAICATVRDTAVRTPGHVLVFLPGVGEILACQRELRSWAEAENRLLLPLYGDLPLERQATVLAPADRQKIILSTNVAETSLTIDGVTAVIDRGLARVLRQNPASGINQLQLERISAASATQRAGRAGRTGPGVCIRLWSESEQRGLAEFDTPEIERVELSGAVLQVLAWGENDAQAFPWFSPPPAAKIEQALQLLRALGALEMGQRLTPLGWQMSRLPLQPRLARLLLAGKEWGMNQPAALLAALLAERDPFAMNSGRPGETTGQSNIRPLRQPARSGHVSRSDVLDRYEELRAWAQRQSGGDFWQGQINPQAAKAIIRASEQLQRQLDDLAEIDTPTGAPVTDEEEALLRLILTAFPDRVARRRGPRDSRALLVGGRGVKLLSSSAVQDAELFVCVDMQETGGSEALVRQASAIEESWLDNSLLSESTILSFDATRERVIALRERRYLDLPLAAAPTSIPEELRPAASELLAAQARLDPRQVLAATENLTTFELRLATLRRAMPELNLPAIDDSFWQILLPELCMGLSSFAELRQLPLLDRLRQHLGYDKCVLLDREAPEKLTVPSGSRITLEYSAEQPPILAVRIQELFGLRETPRIAGGRLPVLLHLLGPNFRPQQVTGDLASFWKNTYPEVKKELKRRYPKHSWPDDPLTATPERKGGGRGW, encoded by the coding sequence ATGTCCGCAACGCCGACCACGCTTTTCCCTTTGCCGATTGACGACATCCTGCCGGATGTCCTGGCGGATTTACGGCGTGTCCCTAATCTGGCCCTGGCCGCTCCCCCCGGAGCCGGCAAGTCCACGCGCGTCCCGCCAGCTATTCTCCACCATGTGCTCAATGCAACTGATAAGCTGCTACTTCTGCAACCACGGCGGTTGGCCGCGCGGGGTTTGGCCGATCGCATCGCCACAGAACAGCAATGGCGGCTGGGGGAGGAAGTTGGCTACCACGTGCGCTTTGAACGCCGCGCGCAACGCTCCACGCGGCTCATCGTGCAGACGGACGGAATGTTCCTGCGGTATCTGGCCGACAATCCCTGGCTAGAAGGGGTCGGCGCGGTGCTCTTGGACGAATTTCACGAGCGCAGCCTGAATATCGACCTGGCCTTAGCCCTGTGCCGCCGCGTCCAAGCCGAGTATCGCCCCGACCTGCGGATTGTGGTCATGTCGGCCACGTTGGATGTCGCGCCCGTGGCGGCGTTTTTGCCAAATTGCGCCATCCGCCAATCCGCGGGACGGACATTCCCCGTGGAAATTCATCACCAACGTTTAGTCGATTCCCGCCAGTGGCAAACAGCGATTTGTGCCACGGTCCGAGATACCGCCGTCCGGACCCCTGGCCATGTGCTGGTGTTTTTGCCTGGGGTGGGGGAAATTCTAGCTTGCCAGCGCGAACTGCGAAGCTGGGCGGAAGCGGAGAATCGCCTGCTTTTGCCATTGTATGGCGACTTGCCGCTGGAACGACAAGCGACGGTTTTGGCTCCCGCCGACCGGCAAAAAATCATTCTTTCCACCAATGTGGCCGAAACCTCGCTCACGATCGATGGCGTCACCGCCGTTATTGACCGCGGCCTGGCGCGCGTGCTGCGGCAAAACCCCGCCAGCGGCATCAATCAACTTCAGCTCGAACGAATCAGCGCCGCCTCCGCCACCCAACGCGCTGGACGTGCCGGTCGAACCGGACCAGGGGTATGTATCCGCCTGTGGAGCGAATCCGAACAACGGGGGCTGGCCGAATTTGACACGCCGGAAATCGAGCGTGTGGAACTGAGCGGGGCCGTACTGCAGGTCTTGGCCTGGGGAGAAAACGACGCCCAGGCTTTTCCGTGGTTTAGCCCCCCACCCGCGGCCAAAATAGAGCAAGCGTTGCAACTCTTACGGGCTTTGGGCGCTCTCGAGATGGGGCAACGGCTGACGCCGCTGGGCTGGCAAATGTCACGTTTGCCGCTGCAACCCCGTCTGGCGCGATTGCTCCTGGCCGGGAAAGAATGGGGAATGAATCAACCCGCGGCATTATTGGCGGCATTGTTGGCCGAGCGAGATCCCTTTGCCATGAACAGTGGCCGTCCGGGAGAAACAACTGGGCAGTCCAACATCCGACCACTCCGCCAGCCCGCGCGTAGTGGCCATGTTTCCCGCTCGGATGTGTTGGACCGGTATGAGGAACTGCGGGCTTGGGCACAACGTCAATCCGGCGGCGATTTTTGGCAAGGACAAATCAACCCCCAAGCGGCAAAAGCAATCATTCGCGCCAGCGAGCAATTACAACGGCAACTAGACGATCTAGCGGAAATCGACACGCCCACGGGCGCACCCGTCACGGATGAGGAAGAAGCGCTGTTGCGGCTAATTTTGACGGCGTTTCCCGACCGTGTCGCCCGGCGGCGCGGACCCCGCGACAGCCGCGCGCTTTTAGTTGGCGGGCGGGGAGTCAAATTACTTTCCAGCAGCGCGGTGCAAGATGCGGAGCTCTTTGTCTGCGTGGATATGCAAGAGACCGGCGGCAGCGAAGCGCTCGTGCGGCAAGCTTCGGCCATCGAAGAATCGTGGTTGGATAATTCTCTTTTGAGCGAGTCAACAATTCTCTCCTTTGATGCCACCCGCGAACGAGTGATCGCGCTGCGGGAACGCCGCTACCTGGACCTGCCGCTTGCCGCCGCCCCGACTAGCATTCCAGAGGAATTGCGCCCTGCCGCGTCCGAGTTATTAGCAGCACAGGCCCGACTAGATCCCCGCCAAGTCCTGGCCGCCACGGAAAATCTGACGACGTTTGAACTGCGATTGGCAACCTTGCGCCGGGCCATGCCGGAACTGAATTTACCCGCGATCGACGACTCTTTTTGGCAAATTCTGCTGCCGGAACTATGCATGGGCCTGAGCAGCTTTGCGGAATTGCGCCAATTGCCCCTCTTGGACCGTTTACGCCAGCACTTGGGTTATGATAAATGCGTGCTGCTTGACCGCGAAGCCCCGGAAAAACTGACGGTCCCCTCCGGCAGCCGAATAACACTGGAATATTCCGCCGAACAACCCCCGATTTTAGCAGTGCGCATTCAGGAACTGTTTGGCCTGCGGGAAACTCCCCGCATCGCCGGTGGGCGGTTGCCGGTGCTGTTGCATCTGTTAGGGCCAAACTTTCGCCCCCAGCAGGTGACGGGCGATCTGGCCAGCTTTTGGAAAAACACGTATCCCGAAGTCAAAAAAGAGCTTAAGCGGCGTTATCCCAAACATTCCTGGCCCGATGATCCGCTGACGGCGACGCCAGAACGCAAGGGTGGTGGTCGGGGGTGGTAG
- a CDS encoding PIG-L family deacetylase encodes MTPVDAPLDCLAVGAHPDDVEIACGGTLAKLALQGYRVGIVDLTDGEPTPHSPGPDARLAEAKIAAETLGVQVRIQLNLPNRRLFDCFEARVALAKIFRRYQPRLVLGMFDKTPLASPDHYQAVQITDAAIFYSRLSKWDEAFDGLPVFHVPAYMYYSLTFGTVPLVGAGGQIVVDIADTLDTKLRAIQCYQTQFSHKPGIIERVRAHAVQQGHTAGVPAGELLLCPRMLATNDLMGLLFGGSKGEG; translated from the coding sequence ATGACACCCGTGGATGCACCGCTCGATTGCCTGGCCGTGGGGGCGCACCCCGACGATGTGGAGATTGCCTGCGGCGGCACGCTGGCCAAACTAGCCCTACAAGGGTACCGCGTGGGCATCGTCGATTTGACCGATGGCGAGCCGACACCGCACTCGCCGGGGCCGGATGCCCGTCTGGCGGAGGCCAAAATTGCCGCCGAGACCCTAGGCGTGCAGGTGCGGATCCAACTCAACCTGCCTAATCGTCGGTTATTCGACTGCTTTGAGGCGCGGGTGGCATTGGCCAAGATTTTTCGCCGTTATCAACCCCGGCTGGTCCTAGGGATGTTTGACAAGACGCCGCTCGCCTCCCCCGACCATTATCAGGCGGTGCAAATCACCGACGCGGCGATTTTTTATTCGCGGCTGTCCAAATGGGATGAGGCATTTGACGGCCTGCCGGTCTTTCACGTCCCGGCGTACATGTATTATTCCCTGACCTTTGGCACGGTCCCGTTAGTCGGCGCGGGGGGGCAAATTGTCGTGGATATTGCCGACACCCTGGATACCAAACTGCGGGCCATCCAGTGCTATCAGACGCAGTTTTCGCACAAGCCGGGAATTATCGAACGGGTCCGGGCCCATGCCGTGCAGCAAGGACACACCGCGGGCGTACCCGCCGGAGAATTACTGCTCTGCCCGCGAATGCTGGCGACCAATGACCTGATGGGACTGCTGTTTGGCGGGAGCAAGGGGGAGGGGTAA
- a CDS encoding potassium channel protein, whose protein sequence is MKNPWRRLRNGAIALAVLLFFATVGYKLLRPDDSWLDCLYMVAITAGTVGYGEHSDAPDAEKLFTIVVILTSVTAVAYIFGSFVQIVTAGELQRALGHMRMTRELQKLNGHVIICGGGRVGELLAEELARHDDDFVVIDRDPQRLQELRSHKCLTVAGDATLEEILLQAGVQRAKSLVSALPHDAENVFITLTARNLNRDLQIIARAEQPTTYKKLLQAGANRVVMPATIGAQRMAAMISRPSTVEFLELVADRSVLDVELDEFVISPNSPLVGKTLGESGTRRQYGLLMVAVKRKVGALIFNPDSDYVFQPEDVAIVMGRTEDIQKFRQELI, encoded by the coding sequence ATGAAAAATCCCTGGCGGCGTTTGCGAAACGGAGCGATTGCCCTGGCAGTCTTGCTATTTTTCGCCACCGTCGGATACAAATTGCTCCGCCCCGACGACAGCTGGCTCGACTGCCTGTACATGGTCGCGATCACCGCCGGGACAGTCGGTTATGGAGAACATAGCGATGCCCCGGACGCCGAAAAATTATTTACTATCGTGGTCATACTTACCAGCGTGACCGCTGTCGCGTACATCTTTGGCAGCTTTGTCCAAATTGTGACCGCGGGGGAACTTCAACGGGCCTTGGGCCACATGCGCATGACGAGGGAACTCCAAAAACTCAACGGACATGTGATCATTTGCGGCGGTGGTCGCGTGGGGGAACTGCTTGCGGAAGAGCTAGCCCGGCATGATGACGATTTTGTCGTTATTGACCGGGATCCCCAGCGGTTGCAAGAACTGCGCAGCCACAAATGTCTGACCGTCGCCGGGGACGCCACGTTGGAGGAAATCCTGCTACAGGCTGGCGTGCAACGGGCCAAAAGCCTGGTTTCCGCCCTGCCGCATGACGCGGAAAACGTGTTTATCACGTTGACCGCACGCAATCTGAACCGCGACCTGCAAATTATCGCCCGCGCCGAACAGCCAACCACCTACAAAAAACTCTTGCAAGCCGGGGCCAATCGTGTGGTGATGCCAGCTACCATCGGCGCTCAGCGCATGGCGGCGATGATCTCGCGCCCTTCGACCGTCGAGTTTTTAGAGTTAGTCGCCGATCGCAGCGTCCTGGACGTGGAACTGGATGAATTTGTCATCTCACCCAATAGCCCGCTCGTGGGAAAAACGCTGGGAGAGTCCGGCACCCGCCGACAGTATGGCCTGCTCATGGTTGCCGTCAAACGCAAAGTCGGCGCGCTCATCTTTAACCCGGACTCTGATTATGTATTTCAGCCGGAAGATGTCGCGATTGTCATGGGCCGGACGGAGGATATCCAAAAATTTCGCCAGGAATTGATTTAG